A region of the Pseudarthrobacter sp. MM222 genome:
GCTCCACGTCGACTCGGACTCCGCCGAGTACTGGACCAGCCCGGGCGGAACCGCGGCAACGGTGCTGCAATGGATCAAGTCGAAGGTCACGCACAGCAGGATGAGTGTGGGCGAGAGCGGCACCGTCGAACTCTAGGCCCGACCCTGACGGATAGCCCCGGACGGCCAAAGGCTCACTGGAGGGTGGATCAGTCGATGACCTTCAAGGACGTGGTCCAGTTGAAAGTCTCGTACTCGGGGTTGAGTTGGAGTCCCATCACGAGCAACTGGAGGCCTTCGAGCTCCCTGGCGTGGTGGAGCCCTCCGACCTGGAGCGGCCGCAGACCCGCCGCTGCGGCAAAGGCCGCGACCTCACTTCGGGCCCTCGCAGAATCGGAAGCGATGAAGACATCCAGCGGCAGGCCGCCGGCAGTGCCCGCCGTCAGCGGTCCCGCGAACGTGGTGTTGAAGGCCTTCACCACGAAGGCGCCCGGCAGCAGGGCGGCGATCTCCTCGGCTGCGGAAGACCCGGCGGGAACCTGGAGTGAGTCAAATGTCTCCGCATTGACCGGGTTGCTGATCTCAATCACGGTCTTACCGCTGAGAGTGTCACCGTAATGGGTGGCCACCTCCTTGGCTGGCCCGAAGTACAGGGCCAGAACCACGAGATCTCCGGCTGGCACTTCATTTAGTCCGCCGGAGGTAGTGCCGCCGCCAAGTTCAGCAGCGAGCTTGGCGGCGTTCTCCGGCGTGCGGTCCAGAACTTGGACCGCACGTCCGGAGGCCACGGCGCGGGTCCCGAGGGCGCGTGCCATGTTGCCGCCGCCAATAATGGTGATGTCAGTCATCGTGACCCCTCCGCTGAAATGCGCGGAGCCCGCTGGGTAATATCAGGGCTGGACACTGCGGCTGCTCCGGCCGCACGCTCCGCCTCGGCCAGGGCGCGCTCCAGCCGGTCGACGGCGGGGACGTAGCCGGCCTCGGACCCGCCGCGGAGCTGCTCGGCTGCCTTCATTGCCCGGATCAGGGCCGCCGTCTCCGGCCGGGCCGGATCACTCATGGCGGGGTAGTCGATGCAGTATCCGGGATCCAGTTCATAACGGCGCCACCGGGCCAGGGCCTCGCGGTGCCGTGAGGCCGCCGCCTCATTTGATGCCAGT
Encoded here:
- a CDS encoding NADPH-dependent F420 reductase; the protein is MTDITIIGGGNMARALGTRAVASGRAVQVLDRTPENAAKLAAELGGGTTSGGLNEVPAGDLVVLALYFGPAKEVATHYGDTLSGKTVIEISNPVNAETFDSLQVPAGSSAAEEIAALLPGAFVVKAFNTTFAGPLTAGTAGGLPLDVFIASDSARARSEVAAFAAAAGLRPLQVGGLHHARELEGLQLLVMGLQLNPEYETFNWTTSLKVID